The following are encoded in a window of Brevibacillus sp. DP1.3A genomic DNA:
- the atpG gene encoding ATP synthase F1 subunit gamma: protein MAKGIREIRRSIKSKKDMRQITKAMKMVAAAKLRRNQDKAEAARPYADKIQEVIASIASGNSASKHPMLQNRPVKKTGYIVITSDRGLAGGYNANILRKVVTTINEKHKSKDEYGIFVIGRKGRDFFSKRNYPLLEEVTGLPASPAFADIKKIAGAAVQMFENEQIDELYLCYNKFQSAISQIPTVKQLLPLEAPESNNARELNYEYEPSSEEVLADLLPKYAETLVYSALLEAKASEEGSRMTAMGSATDNATDMINRLTLSYNRARQAAITQEISEIVAGANAQA, encoded by the coding sequence GTGGCTAAAGGAATACGTGAGATTCGACGCAGTATCAAAAGTAAAAAAGATATGCGCCAAATCACGAAAGCGATGAAAATGGTGGCGGCTGCAAAGCTTCGCCGTAATCAGGATAAAGCTGAGGCGGCACGCCCGTATGCTGACAAGATCCAAGAAGTGATCGCAAGCATCGCGAGTGGGAACTCTGCTTCCAAACATCCAATGTTGCAAAATCGTCCGGTGAAAAAGACTGGTTATATTGTCATCACTTCCGACCGTGGACTTGCTGGGGGTTACAATGCCAACATTCTCCGTAAAGTGGTAACTACCATTAACGAGAAGCACAAGTCCAAGGATGAGTACGGTATTTTTGTGATTGGCCGCAAAGGTCGTGACTTCTTCAGCAAACGGAACTACCCGCTTTTGGAGGAAGTTACAGGTCTGCCAGCTAGCCCAGCCTTTGCTGATATCAAGAAAATTGCCGGTGCAGCAGTCCAAATGTTCGAGAATGAGCAGATTGACGAACTGTACCTGTGCTACAACAAGTTCCAAAGTGCAATTTCGCAAATACCTACCGTAAAACAATTGCTGCCATTGGAAGCTCCCGAGAGCAACAATGCGCGCGAATTGAATTACGAGTATGAGCCGTCCTCGGAAGAAGTATTGGCGGATCTGTTGCCGAAATATGCGGAAACACTGGTTTACAGTGCACTCCTCGAAGCAAAAGCTTCTGAAGAAGGTTCCCGTATGACGGCAATGGGCAGCGCGACAGACAATGCTACGGATATGATCAACCGTTTAACGTTGAGCTACAACCGTGCTCGTCAGGCAGCCATTACACAAGAGATTTCCGAGATCGTTGCAGGTGCAAACGCACAGGCTTAG
- the atpD gene encoding F0F1 ATP synthase subunit beta, with protein sequence MANGRVVQVMGPVVDVEFDRGHLPAIYNAIKIQHKAQSAGERDINLTVEVATHLGDNLVRTVAMSSTDGLVRGMEAVDTGAAISVPVGAITLGRVFNVLGEPIDLQELGQVDRRDPIHRKAPEFVDQATTVEILETGIKVIDLLAPYIKGGKIGLFGGAGVGKTVTIQELINNIAQEHGGISVFAGVGERTREGNDLYHEMKDAGVLPKTAMVFGQMNEPPGARLRVALTGLTMAEYFRDEEGRDVLLFVDNIFRFTQAGSEVSALLGRMPSAVGYQPTLATEMGQLQERITSTKKGSVTSIQAIYVPADDYTDPAPATTFAHLDATTNLERSIAELGIFPAVDPLASTSRALAPDVVGQEHYDVARSVQKILQRYKELQDIIAILGMDELSDDDKQVVGRARRIQRFLSQSFHVAEQFTGNPGQYVPLKETVRSFKEILEGKHDHLPEGAFLYVGTIEEAVEKAKKMA encoded by the coding sequence ATGGCGAATGGACGCGTGGTTCAGGTAATGGGTCCGGTTGTTGACGTCGAGTTCGACCGCGGACACCTGCCTGCCATTTACAATGCGATCAAGATTCAACATAAAGCACAAAGCGCTGGTGAGCGCGACATCAACTTGACTGTTGAGGTTGCTACTCATTTGGGCGATAACTTGGTTCGTACCGTTGCGATGTCTTCCACTGACGGTTTGGTTCGTGGCATGGAAGCAGTTGATACAGGTGCAGCTATCTCCGTTCCAGTGGGTGCAATTACCCTCGGACGCGTATTTAACGTATTGGGTGAGCCGATCGACCTGCAAGAACTTGGTCAAGTAGATCGTCGTGACCCAATTCACCGTAAAGCTCCTGAGTTCGTAGACCAAGCAACGACTGTTGAGATCCTGGAAACAGGTATCAAAGTTATTGACCTCTTGGCTCCGTACATCAAGGGTGGTAAGATCGGTCTGTTTGGTGGTGCGGGTGTAGGTAAAACCGTTACTATTCAAGAGCTGATCAACAACATCGCGCAAGAGCACGGTGGTATTTCCGTATTCGCTGGTGTAGGTGAGCGTACCCGTGAAGGTAACGACCTGTACCACGAGATGAAAGACGCAGGCGTACTGCCGAAAACCGCGATGGTATTCGGTCAGATGAACGAACCGCCTGGTGCACGTCTTCGTGTAGCGTTGACTGGTCTGACTATGGCGGAATACTTCCGTGATGAAGAAGGCCGCGACGTTCTTCTCTTTGTTGATAACATCTTCCGCTTTACTCAAGCGGGTTCCGAAGTTTCTGCTCTCTTGGGCCGTATGCCATCTGCGGTAGGTTACCAGCCAACATTGGCTACCGAAATGGGTCAGCTGCAAGAGCGTATTACTTCCACGAAAAAAGGTTCCGTAACGTCCATTCAAGCGATCTACGTACCAGCGGATGACTACACTGACCCGGCTCCTGCTACTACGTTTGCTCACTTGGACGCTACAACGAACTTGGAGCGTTCCATCGCTGAGTTGGGTATCTTCCCTGCGGTAGACCCACTCGCATCCACTTCTCGTGCTCTGGCTCCTGATGTAGTAGGACAAGAACACTATGATGTGGCTCGTAGCGTTCAAAAAATCCTGCAACGTTACAAAGAACTGCAAGATATCATCGCGATTCTCGGTATGGACGAGTTGAGCGACGACGACAAGCAAGTAGTTGGACGCGCACGCCGTATTCAACGTTTCTTGTCCCAGTCCTTCCACGTTGCCGAGCAGTTCACTGGTAACCCAGGCCAATACGTGCCATTGAAAGAAACCGTTCGCAGCTTCAAGGAAATCCTCGAAGGTAAGCATGACCACCTGCCAGAGGGCGCGTTCCTGTACGTAGGTACAATTGAAGAAGCGGTAGAAAAAGCGAAGAAAATGGCGTAA
- a CDS encoding F0F1 ATP synthase subunit epsilon, translating into MSKMTVEVVTPERVVYSGQAEMVIARGLQGEIGIMPNHVPLVTPLKTAPVRIKTEGDKEVKMAVSGGFMEVRGDKVTILAETAELPGDIDVERAKAAKERAEKRLAEKYAELDVKRAERALQRAMARLDVAK; encoded by the coding sequence GTGAGTAAGATGACAGTTGAAGTCGTAACTCCTGAACGGGTTGTCTACAGCGGTCAGGCTGAAATGGTGATTGCTCGCGGCTTGCAAGGGGAAATCGGTATTATGCCGAACCACGTGCCGTTGGTAACCCCGCTGAAAACAGCGCCAGTTCGGATTAAGACAGAAGGCGATAAAGAAGTAAAGATGGCTGTAAGCGGCGGCTTCATGGAAGTTCGCGGCGATAAAGTGACCATCCTTGCTGAAACGGCTGAATTGCCGGGAGACATCGATGTTGAACGCGCGAAGGCAGCGAAAGAGCGTGCTGAAAAGCGTTTGGCTGAGAAATATGCCGAGCTCGACGTCAAGCGTGCAGAACGCGCGCTACAACGTGCGATGGCACGTCTCGACGTAGCGAAGTAA
- a CDS encoding DUF6042 family protein yields the protein MQTVRDIRHNQDGVVIPSSFAANGWTSVLSHEMNVLFQAMCYVVTKHESKEEMRKALDEFDALKGTFTEPVQEGFKSEEDFKGYVNLLNRFKAFMSRSDYAYPTSLDEAIELFVKWGLVIDNGDAWDVPVYPFPDASELFKLSEAESLALAHIKLEALVHPMFSRLVMKLHEQEENAFSMSKAEMKQLLNTNDQMLAEVLIKLTPYMEDAIENMLEIPEDEKMNFTIVWERIYEDFLGQQFSKNVQ from the coding sequence ATGCAAACCGTTCGCGATATCCGCCACAATCAAGATGGCGTAGTGATTCCTAGCAGCTTTGCGGCTAATGGCTGGACAAGCGTGCTATCTCATGAAATGAATGTTCTCTTCCAGGCAATGTGCTATGTAGTAACGAAGCATGAGTCAAAAGAAGAAATGAGAAAAGCTCTGGACGAGTTCGATGCATTGAAAGGCACATTCACCGAGCCTGTGCAAGAAGGCTTTAAGTCTGAAGAGGATTTTAAAGGCTACGTAAACCTCTTGAACAGATTCAAAGCGTTCATGAGCCGTTCTGATTATGCATATCCGACATCTCTTGACGAGGCGATTGAGCTTTTCGTGAAGTGGGGTCTGGTAATCGATAATGGAGATGCTTGGGATGTACCGGTTTATCCATTCCCAGATGCATCTGAGTTGTTCAAGCTGAGTGAAGCAGAATCTCTTGCATTGGCTCATATTAAACTGGAAGCATTGGTTCATCCGATGTTTAGCCGCCTCGTAATGAAGCTGCATGAGCAAGAAGAAAATGCGTTCAGCATGTCCAAAGCAGAAATGAAGCAATTGCTGAACACCAATGACCAGATGCTGGCAGAAGTTCTGATCAAGCTGACTCCATATATGGAAGATGCGATTGAAAATATGCTGGAGATCCCAGAAGACGAGAAGATGAACTTCACGATTGTATGGGAGCGCATTTACGAGGATTTCCTCGGACAGCAATTTTCAAAGAACGTTCAATAA
- a CDS encoding NADH-quinone oxidoreductase subunit A produces the protein MSDIYTNNYVIVAIFLILGVLLPVATVSFVGPLLRPKKPTREKQTTYESGNIPVGDSWVRFNVKYYIFALMFVIFDVETLFLYPWAVAYKELGLFALVEMVIFISLLIVGLIYAWRKKVLEWN, from the coding sequence GTGAGTGACATCTATACCAACAATTATGTGATTGTCGCGATCTTTTTGATTCTTGGCGTGCTGTTGCCCGTGGCTACAGTCAGTTTCGTTGGTCCATTACTTCGTCCAAAGAAACCGACACGGGAGAAGCAAACTACTTATGAAAGCGGTAACATTCCTGTTGGTGACAGCTGGGTGCGTTTCAACGTGAAGTATTACATCTTTGCCCTCATGTTTGTCATCTTTGATGTAGAAACACTCTTTCTGTATCCGTGGGCCGTCGCTTACAAAGAACTGGGGCTCTTTGCCTTAGTCGAGATGGTCATCTTTATATCCTTGCTCATCGTAGGATTGATTTACGCGTGGAGAAAGAAGGTGCTGGAATGGAACTAG
- a CDS encoding NADH-quinone oxidoreductase subunit B family protein: protein MELDLTSIAPELQEELNRNVMFTTLETVKGWVRSNSLWPLTFGLACCAIEMMGTGGARYDLDRFGVIFRASPRQSDVMIVAGTVTKKMAPLLRRLYDQMPEPKWVIAMGSCATAGGPYVRSYSVVKGVDQIVPVDVYIPGCPPNPAALIYGINKLQEKIRYEAKTGKQVTNL, encoded by the coding sequence ATGGAACTAGATCTGACAAGCATTGCGCCTGAATTGCAAGAGGAATTGAATCGCAACGTCATGTTCACGACATTGGAAACAGTGAAGGGATGGGTTCGTAGCAACTCGTTGTGGCCATTAACCTTCGGCTTGGCCTGTTGCGCGATCGAGATGATGGGAACGGGTGGAGCGCGTTATGACCTCGACCGGTTTGGCGTTATTTTTCGAGCATCCCCAAGACAATCTGATGTCATGATCGTAGCCGGAACCGTCACGAAAAAGATGGCGCCACTGCTGCGCAGGCTGTATGATCAAATGCCTGAACCGAAGTGGGTGATTGCCATGGGCTCCTGTGCGACAGCGGGAGGTCCGTACGTGCGCTCGTACAGCGTGGTAAAAGGTGTAGACCAGATTGTGCCTGTCGACGTATATATTCCAGGTTGTCCGCCTAACCCTGCCGCTTTGATCTACGGAATCAATAAGCTCCAAGAAAAAATCCGTTACGAAGCGAAGACTGGGAAGCAGGTGACCAATCTATGA
- a CDS encoding NADH-quinone oxidoreductase subunit C, with amino-acid sequence MSDEKRKPTPEEKAAAAAEARAKAEALRKLREQEAQGSQETSPVEASQEPQEEVSAPEAKPVSEMTPEEKAAAKKAAAAEAAKEQAEAASPSAKPVSEMTPEEKAAAKKAAAAEAIAKAKAAKEQAEASPPPAKPVSEMTPEEKAAAKKAAAAEALAKAEALAKAEAAKEQAEAASPPAKPVSEMTPEEKAAAKKAAAAEALAKARAAKEAKEAAENGADTADSDADAKAKAAAAAKAKAAAAAAAKAKAAREAGGDESGDDDAKAKAAAAAKAKAAAAAAAKAKAAQATGDETPAEETPKAPSKNQPYLDKYVSRISEAFGQEVIEASYINELGKEVPTLTIQNERWHQVAQFLRDDEQLSFEYLSDLHGVDYEDRLEVYYHFYSYKNRQSLAVKVKTSREESQVASVMDLWHGANWNERETFDLLGIHFPGHKDLRRILLPDDWIGYPLRKDYVQYDEEV; translated from the coding sequence ATGAGCGACGAGAAACGCAAGCCGACGCCGGAGGAAAAGGCAGCGGCAGCAGCTGAAGCCCGTGCCAAGGCCGAAGCATTGCGAAAATTAAGAGAACAGGAAGCGCAGGGTTCCCAAGAGACGAGCCCAGTGGAGGCATCTCAAGAGCCACAAGAGGAAGTCTCTGCTCCGGAAGCAAAACCTGTGTCCGAAATGACACCTGAGGAAAAAGCCGCAGCCAAGAAAGCAGCAGCGGCAGAAGCGGCGAAGGAACAGGCAGAAGCTGCTTCTCCATCAGCAAAGCCTGTGTCCGAAATGACACCTGAGGAAAAAGCCGCAGCCAAGAAAGCAGCAGCGGCTGAAGCGATTGCCAAGGCAAAAGCGGCGAAGGAACAGGCAGAAGCTTCTCCACCACCAGCAAAACCTGTGTCCGAAATGACGCCGGAAGAAAAAGCCGCAGCCAAAAAAGCAGCTGCCGCAGAAGCACTAGCTAAGGCAGAAGCACTAGCTAAGGCAGAAGCAGCGAAGGAACAAGCAGAAGCTGCTTCACCACCAGCAAAGCCTGTGTCCGAAATGACGCCGGAAGAAAAAGCTGCAGCCAAGAAAGCGGCTGCCGCAGAAGCACTAGCCAAGGCAAGAGCAGCGAAGGAAGCAAAAGAAGCCGCGGAAAATGGAGCCGATACAGCTGATTCAGATGCGGATGCCAAGGCGAAGGCCGCAGCTGCCGCAAAAGCAAAGGCTGCCGCAGCAGCAGCTGCAAAGGCAAAAGCCGCACGTGAAGCAGGCGGCGATGAATCCGGTGATGACGACGCCAAGGCAAAGGCCGCAGCTGCCGCAAAAGCCAAAGCCGCCGCCGCAGCAGCAGCGAAGGCAAAAGCAGCGCAAGCGACTGGGGATGAGACCCCGGCAGAGGAAACGCCGAAAGCACCTTCTAAAAACCAGCCCTATCTTGATAAATACGTGTCACGAATTTCCGAAGCATTTGGGCAGGAAGTCATCGAGGCTTCGTATATTAACGAGCTGGGAAAGGAAGTTCCAACTCTCACCATTCAAAACGAACGTTGGCATCAAGTTGCTCAATTTTTAAGAGATGATGAGCAATTAAGCTTTGAGTACCTGTCCGATCTTCATGGTGTCGATTACGAGGATCGCCTGGAGGTATACTACCACTTTTATTCTTACAAAAATCGCCAAAGCTTGGCAGTAAAGGTCAAAACGAGCAGAGAAGAGTCACAAGTTGCTTCTGTAATGGACCTCTGGCATGGCGCAAATTGGAATGAAAGAGAGACTTTTGACCTTTTGGGTATTCATTTCCCGGGACATAAGGATTTACGTCGAATTCTGTTGCCGGATGATTGGATAGGATATCCGCTGCGCAAAGATTATGTGCAATACGACGAGGAGGTTTAG
- a CDS encoding NADH-quinone oxidoreductase subunit D, whose product MNHNILTTHVDTSSETGLRTEEMLLNVGPQHPSTHGVFRLVVKIDGETIKEAIPVMGYLHRGTEKLAENLTYTQIIPYTDRMDYVSAMTNNYVLCHAVETMMGLEIPERAQFLRLIAMELNRVASHLVWWGTFLLDIGAMGPFLYAFRDRETILDLFNELCGARMTFNYMRVGGVKWDAPPGWTDKAKEFVQYMKKELNNYHQLVTGNEIFINRLNGIGKFDTKTALDYSLSGVMLRSTGVKWDLRKDEPYCIYDRFEFDVPTATEGDCMARYHLRMAEIEQSLRILEQALEQFPSEGEVMGKVPRVIRPPAGETYVRIESPRGEIGCYIASQGKDKPWRLKFRRPSFTNLQILPKLLQGENLSNMVAILGSIDIVLGEVDC is encoded by the coding sequence ATGAACCATAACATCCTCACGACTCATGTAGATACCTCTTCTGAAACAGGACTTCGTACGGAAGAGATGTTATTAAACGTAGGTCCACAGCATCCGAGTACACACGGAGTATTTCGCTTGGTAGTAAAAATCGATGGGGAAACCATTAAAGAAGCGATTCCGGTGATGGGTTATCTGCATCGAGGTACAGAGAAGTTGGCTGAAAACTTGACCTATACACAAATTATTCCTTATACAGACCGTATGGACTACGTGTCCGCCATGACCAACAACTACGTTCTCTGTCACGCAGTAGAAACGATGATGGGGTTGGAGATTCCAGAACGAGCTCAGTTTCTACGATTGATCGCGATGGAACTGAACCGGGTGGCGAGCCATTTGGTTTGGTGGGGAACGTTTCTTTTGGACATTGGTGCGATGGGGCCCTTCCTGTATGCATTCCGTGATCGGGAGACGATCCTGGATTTGTTTAATGAGCTATGCGGGGCGCGGATGACCTTTAACTACATGCGTGTAGGCGGAGTGAAATGGGATGCACCTCCAGGCTGGACAGACAAAGCCAAAGAATTTGTCCAATATATGAAGAAGGAATTGAATAACTACCATCAGCTGGTGACGGGTAACGAGATTTTTATTAACCGTCTCAATGGAATCGGCAAGTTCGATACAAAAACGGCATTGGATTACTCGCTATCAGGTGTCATGCTCCGCTCGACAGGTGTCAAGTGGGACCTGCGCAAAGACGAACCGTATTGCATTTACGATCGTTTTGAATTTGATGTACCGACAGCCACTGAGGGAGATTGCATGGCGCGCTATCATCTGCGCATGGCTGAAATTGAACAATCTCTACGAATTCTTGAGCAGGCATTGGAGCAATTTCCGAGTGAGGGCGAAGTCATGGGCAAAGTACCACGTGTGATTCGCCCGCCTGCTGGGGAGACATATGTGCGCATCGAGTCACCGCGAGGAGAAATTGGTTGTTACATTGCCAGTCAAGGTAAGGATAAACCGTGGAGATTGAAGTTCAGACGGCCTTCGTTTACCAATCTGCAAATTCTGCCTAAGCTGTTGCAGGGGGAAAACCTCTCGAACATGGTTGCCATCCTGGGCAGTATCGACATCGTGCTCGGGGAGGTTGACTGTTGA
- the nuoH gene encoding NADH-quinone oxidoreductase subunit NuoH has translation MMNTLLQQAPSWGTTIWFIVAAVLLLAVVLGFVTYAIYFERKVIGWMQLRIGPNRVGPLGLLQTVADVAKLLLKEDIRPQHADKALFTLAPILAYAPAFAVLAVMPFTDSIRFADLGIGLLYYIALSGITVLGVITAGWASNNKYSLIGGLRSAAQMISYEVPLVMSVVGIVLLTGSMNLKDIVEAQRDVWNIVPQFIGFVVFIIAAQAELNRTPFDLPEAESELVGGYHVEYSGFRFAMFMLAEYVYMFGMGALITILFFGGWLPIHPSLDFIPGIVWFILKFSVYVFLQFWIRATMPRLRVDQLMSFAWKVLLPVALFNILLTAVVVSYQHGMF, from the coding sequence TTGATGAATACTCTCTTGCAGCAAGCACCCTCATGGGGGACCACGATCTGGTTTATCGTAGCGGCAGTTTTACTGCTTGCAGTCGTGTTGGGATTCGTTACGTACGCCATTTACTTTGAGCGTAAAGTGATAGGGTGGATGCAGCTGCGCATCGGGCCGAATCGAGTAGGACCATTGGGACTTCTCCAGACGGTTGCAGATGTTGCCAAGCTGCTATTAAAGGAAGATATTCGTCCGCAACACGCTGACAAAGCGTTGTTCACTTTAGCACCAATATTGGCCTATGCCCCTGCTTTTGCCGTATTGGCGGTCATGCCTTTTACGGACAGCATTCGGTTCGCTGATCTGGGAATAGGGCTGTTGTACTATATCGCCTTGTCTGGGATCACCGTATTAGGCGTGATCACGGCTGGCTGGGCCTCGAATAACAAGTATTCGCTGATCGGGGGTCTCCGCTCCGCTGCGCAGATGATCAGCTATGAAGTACCGCTGGTCATGTCCGTGGTGGGTATCGTTCTATTGACGGGCAGCATGAATCTCAAAGATATTGTCGAGGCGCAGCGGGATGTCTGGAATATTGTTCCGCAGTTTATCGGATTTGTTGTATTTATCATTGCTGCCCAGGCTGAGCTGAATCGTACGCCATTTGACTTGCCAGAAGCAGAGTCGGAGCTCGTTGGTGGTTACCACGTCGAGTACTCCGGTTTCCGTTTTGCGATGTTCATGCTGGCGGAGTATGTGTACATGTTCGGGATGGGTGCCTTGATCACGATTCTCTTTTTTGGTGGATGGTTGCCGATTCATCCATCGTTGGACTTCATTCCGGGAATCGTCTGGTTTATCCTTAAATTTTCAGTTTACGTCTTCCTCCAGTTTTGGATTCGCGCCACGATGCCGCGCTTACGTGTCGATCAACTGATGTCGTTTGCCTGGAAAGTGCTGTTGCCCGTGGCATTGTTCAACATCCTGCTCACAGCCGTAGTGGTATCTTACCAACATGGCATGTTCTAG
- the nuoI gene encoding NADH-quinone oxidoreductase subunit NuoI, with protein sequence MLGLAKGLGYTFKKLTEKKVTHFYPDVPFPMPPRFRGIQHFSPEKCIVCNQCARICPTECIQLTGKPHPDPEKKGKIIDTYDINFELCILCDLCTEVCPTEAIVMTNNFELAAYSRDELYKNLKWLDDNNTNVREEN encoded by the coding sequence ATGCTAGGACTGGCCAAAGGCCTGGGGTATACATTTAAAAAGCTCACGGAGAAAAAGGTAACCCACTTCTATCCGGATGTGCCCTTTCCAATGCCGCCTCGCTTTCGCGGTATTCAGCACTTTTCTCCTGAAAAATGCATCGTCTGTAACCAATGCGCACGCATTTGTCCGACAGAGTGTATTCAACTGACAGGGAAGCCCCATCCTGATCCGGAGAAAAAGGGAAAGATTATCGATACGTACGATATCAATTTTGAGCTGTGCATTTTATGCGATCTGTGTACAGAGGTTTGTCCCACTGAAGCGATTGTGATGACAAACAACTTCGAACTGGCTGCCTATAGCCGGGACGAATTGTACAAGAACTTGAAGTGGCTCGACGACAACAATACGAACGTCAGGGAGGAGAATTAG
- a CDS encoding NADH-quinone oxidoreductase subunit J has product MTGEFVAFFILSLLTIGGAVFMISFTRVVHMVISLGVTFISIAGLFVLLGAEFVGVAQILVYSGAISILMLFGIMLTKHDANDEGTGRTWKNRFILLFVIVLFGLLFWGVQNTPWPAPPPPAEAPVDNAKEIGIEVFTKFVIPFELLSVLLLVALVGAIIMAKKEGDNE; this is encoded by the coding sequence ATGACAGGCGAATTCGTTGCCTTTTTTATCCTGTCTCTCCTGACGATCGGTGGCGCGGTGTTTATGATCAGCTTTACGCGCGTCGTCCACATGGTCATCTCATTGGGCGTTACGTTTATCAGCATTGCAGGTCTGTTTGTTTTGCTGGGAGCGGAGTTCGTCGGGGTCGCACAAATTCTGGTTTATTCAGGGGCTATCTCCATTCTGATGCTCTTTGGAATCATGCTGACCAAGCATGATGCGAACGATGAGGGAACGGGCCGGACATGGAAAAACCGTTTTATCCTGCTTTTCGTAATCGTTCTGTTCGGATTATTGTTCTGGGGTGTGCAAAATACACCGTGGCCTGCGCCACCGCCACCTGCAGAGGCTCCTGTAGATAATGCAAAAGAAATTGGTATCGAAGTATTCACCAAATTCGTCATACCATTTGAGCTGTTGTCTGTTCTGTTGTTGGTCGCGTTGGTTGGGGCGATCATCATGGCGAAAAAGGAGGGGGATAACGAATGA
- the nuoK gene encoding NADH-quinone oxidoreductase subunit NuoK — MTVSISSYLMVALILFCVGLYGALTKRNAVVVLLSIELMLNAVNINLVAFSKFGLYPSVTGQIFTLFTMTVAAAEVAVGLAILIALYRNKETVNVDEMDQMKR; from the coding sequence ATGACAGTAAGTATTTCCTCCTACTTAATGGTTGCTTTGATTCTCTTTTGTGTAGGCTTGTACGGCGCATTGACGAAGCGAAATGCAGTCGTCGTCTTGTTATCAATCGAGCTGATGCTAAATGCTGTAAATATTAACCTGGTCGCCTTTTCCAAATTCGGACTGTATCCATCTGTGACAGGACAAATCTTTACCTTGTTCACGATGACGGTTGCAGCTGCCGAGGTTGCCGTAGGGTTAGCGATCCTGATTGCGCTGTATCGCAACAAGGAGACCGTGAATGTAGATGAAATGGACCAAATGAAACGATAA